The Thunnus thynnus chromosome 1, fThuThy2.1, whole genome shotgun sequence nucleotide sequence tAAATTCAACTACTtcttcatctgtgtttttatcaatcaATGGAGCATTCTCtatccaaaacaaacaatgcacaTGGGGTGAACCGCGCTGCTGAAATTCCACTCGATAAAAGTAATCCTTAATTTTACCAATCGGATGTGATGGCGACATAAGTACCTCTCTCAAAAAAACATGCCAGCGGAAATCAAACATCCTGGCCGCAGTGACAGGATTGCAGCGTAAAAGATCACACCTGTCTGCCCACTCTAAACCTGCAGCAGTCTGTGCTCTACCTTCCTGCTTCAAAATACTATCCAGAAGATTTGTCCAGCGCATATCAGCAGAAGAAAAGGAACAAAACCAGGTAGGAACACCGAGCTGACGAACACAAGCAAGCAGATCACGCTGTGCTCCTTGCCAAAAAGCTGGGGTACCTCGAATCGGTTTAAGGAAACGATACCCATCATCAAACTCCAACAACTTTTACAaagattcatcattttttaacatatcGTTTACCTTATTATCAGGTACGTTTTGAGACATACAGCCTTTCCCTTTTCGTAATGCTATGGATACATTAGAAACAACCTGCTCAATCTCAGACATGTACTGCGCAAAAAAGATATATTCCACATTGTGTGCAAACCTACCATCCGCATGTAGAATTCTGTTACTAAAATATCGCGACAACGTCAAACGATTTGCTCTACTTTCATGATAAGTATTAAGTCCCTGCGGAAACAACACCGGAAAGCATTTGGCTTCGTTTGCATGATCCGAAAGCAATTTTACAGGACTATTTCCTTCTGCTGGAGCAAGGTTCAATATATCATCAAAATATTGATCCAGCATTTCCTGACCAATATCCACAGGCATGAGACACGTATCCTGAAACATACAATGTTGTTGTCTATCGTGCAAAAGCTCATCTTCACAATCAACTTTACCACTTTCAACATCACCATCAGTGTCTTTCCCTAAATCACCCTCTTCCCTACAAAACTCATTTAACCAAGCTTCATTAAACTCTACATCTTTATAATGCACATTTGTCCTTTTTAAATACTGCAATGCCTGCCTTACATGCATAGTATCAACAAACTGATACTCATAATGCCCTTTATACGTTAACTTGCGTTTCAATTTTACACGCAACAAAGATCCTTCCATATTACAACGAGGCAGAACATTACTAGTCTGCACAATATTTGCTGGAACACATGTTACCGGTCCATGTACACCATTCTGTCCTCCCTTAAGTAACGCTAACATTTTCATAAATGGTATATGTAAAGAAATCAAATGCTGCTCTAAACTATTCAAACATGCCAACTCTGGTGGAATGGGATCAACTTTCAAACTGTTTATTGCACATTCAGGTGGCATTATACCTTTATTAATCTTACCATGACAAGTGTAACAAATCCACAGACAACCTCTAGCTGTATCCAACAACTGACATGGCTTTTCACAGTCCTTATTACATTTGTGTAAATACACTTCAGTGATACATTTATCTGCAAATGATGCTACTGCTTCATTCTTGTTATAAAAATCCCTCTTACAATTCAAAACCTGATGTCTAAACAACAATCTATGACAGACGCAACACACAAACTCTGGCCCATCCTTTACTTTAGCCAAAAACTGCTCcataacaaaatcaaactgctCCGCCTTTTCTTTCAATTGTTGCCTCTTCACTTTGTTGGCTGCTAAAACACGCTTCTTATGGTCAGCATTTCCATAATATCTCGCTTTAGTCATGGCTTTTACACTTTGTCTATGCAACATATCTCTCCTATATTTGCTTACACTCATTTCCTTAACTTTCTCCCTATGCAACaaatttttctgatatttcccgaTACTCATTATCTTAACTTTCTCCCTATGCAACaaatttttctgatatttcctgATACTCATTATCTTAACTTTCTCCCTATGCAACaaatttttctgatatttcctgATACTCATTATCTTAACTTTCTCCCTATGCAACaaatttttctgatatttcccgaTACTCATTATCTTAACTTTCTCCCTatgcaacacatttttctgatatttcactTTAATCTTTTCCTTACGTTTCTCCCTATGCTGCACACTTTCCtgatatttctttttcatttgtagatactttttctttataaaatacTTAGAAATAGCATTATTTGTTGCTGTACTCTGTTCCTGGACTTTCTGATCGCTCTTACTTGTGTTCTCTGTCACAGCGCTAACCCATGAACATTCCTCTGCACTCTGCCGTCTCAAATTGTACACTTTGGACTCAGACCTGTTCAACTTGCAGCTACCATAACAACTATGGAGTTCAGGCtgatgaacacaaacaacactTTCATAATGGTTACCATTACAATTTTCTAAGTAGATCCCCTGTTTTGAAAAACACCTATATTTGCAACTATATTCTAGCCATCGATCATCATGATAAGTAAAGATATTAACTCCTAAACAATCTGCTGCTGCCTGTATTTCAACCTCAGTTGCCCAACTGCCAACATATCGCATTTTTGAACTTTTAATGTATTCTACCACTGAAGAATATTCACTTCTCAAGATACTTTTATAGTCCGCAGCATTACTCTCTAATTGTTTCACAACAGCAAGTCTAATTTTCCTATGGTTCTTTTGTGTTCCACTAACAGCTTGGGAAATCGCTCTAAAGAAACAGTTACCGTCAGCCACTATTTTCTCATTCTTACACGGCGTTCCCAACAGACCAACTTCTGTAGGCATTGGTGCATCATATTTCTCAAACTCTACATTAAACTGTGTACATAAAGCCTGCGCAACATCTTTACAAATGGGATCAAACCACAGCTTTTTCGAAGTTACAtcactgacaaacacaacatctgaaTTCACTACAGCCACATtattccttttcattttcttagcAGCACAAGTTTGCCCTGTAATCTTACGCTTCGTACCTCGGTCAACTTTACTTCCTGAAGGAATACCACATACCAGCGATGAACCGAAAGCCATGGATGCAGTTTCACAAGTCGTGACAGTGTCAGTACACTTTGTTGTTCTCAACTCAGACTTACTGCCCCCGCAAATGACACGAACACCAGCAATCTCATATGGTCTGTCATTTTGAGTGAGAGATGTAGACAAATTGCATATGAAACTGTACACCTCTTTAAGACAACTAAAATATACAACAACACTATTACCGTTAGGATCTGGCATTCCAGCAGCACTGCGCGCATGGGAATCAACAACCGCATAGCGTCCGTTTTGACAAATGACTGCACACGTGGTACCACACAATGTTAGCAAACATGTATCATATttctcaaacatgtttttcaagCTATTTTGTAGAGACATGAATATGCCAGCCTGAATAAACTCTCCATCAACCACACTGACATCACCCGATACATAGTCACCATAACGAAACTCAAAGTTATGTCCATCTATAACCGAGTGCTTTGGTAAATCAGGAACACACAAGAATTTAGATGATCCACTAATCTTCTTGTTGTCTCTCAAAGACGTGTACAACTGATCACCTAAAACTACGACCCTGTCTAGATCTTTTACCTGCcatgcaaaaacactgtcaaccgCATGTTTTGCCAGACTTACCAAACCAACAGCCATACATTGGAATCCCCCATATTTAAAGCGATTACTACCCTGATGATACGAACCTGTTACACTATGTTGAACATGGCTAGAAGTACCAGCTACTACAGAAGACCATAATACGCTGGAGCTAGGGCTAGCCTTGCTCTTCACCTTACCAGATCCTGATGAGTGCTGATGATGAAGACTCTCCTTGTCCGGCATCTGTAATAAAGATAAATGGAGATTTTGATCAGTGCGCtcccatcatcatcctcatcagaaatagacaaaacaaaacactctcGATCACAGACTGTATTACACCTTTAGTTAGTCTTCATCTAGTTAGgtgtatttattgagttcaaCAAAAAAGGCTGGTTACTATTTCCATGTTTACACTTGATTTCATCTAGACTATATTACGTTTCCAAAGtgcaactactactactactactacaaataataacaaaactgttttcaatCATGCATATACTACACTAACAATAGCATAGCTGATGACTAGATTCAAAAACATTCAGACTAAGAGCACAAACCTCCTCTGTTCCAACCAATTGAATGGGACTGGTaggtgcatcatgggaaaacACCTCCACAACACAAGGGGTTCCCTCCtcctataaaaacaaaataccacatgaaaaaacacaatgtataaACTGCATAGACATGGGGCTTTAATGctacaaaaaatatcaatttgtaATTATCATTTATACTACATGAACAGTGACAATAAAGTAGCTTCACTAACTCCATTACAAGAAAACAGAACGAAACAGAAAATTTTCATTCAGAGCACCTACCTCCTCGCCTGCAGCCACTGTCTTGACACTGGTAGGTGAATCCTGGGAAAACACCTCCACAACACAAGGGGTTGCCTCCTcctacaacacaaaaaacaaaataccccatgaaaaaacacaatgtataaACTGCATAGACATGGGGCTTTAATGctacaaaaaatatcaatttgtaATTATCATTTATACTACATGAACAGTGACAATAAAGTAGCTTCACTGACTCCATTACAAGAAACCAGAACGAAACAGAAAATTTTTAGTGAGAGCACCTACCTCCTCGCCTGCAACCACTGTCTTGACAATGGTAGGTGAATCCTGGGAAAACACCTCCACAAAACAGGGGGTTGCCTCCTCCTacaacacaaaaagcaaaaacaaaataaaattaaacaaaatgaatgaaccACATTACTAAAATACTTCCTTGCAAGTCTGCTGTGACACAAAATATCTTCTGGCTTCTAGTGCAAGAACAAAACATCCTTTATAAACATTAGGTCTGTATTATACAATTTGCTTCGACTTTACAGATATACAATGCGTATAACTAatccatgtttttttatatgcaACCTTATAGGCTACCAATTTAAACTAGACTTGCATGATTGTAAATAATGCTGAAGTGtaaaatacattcacacaaaccTCCACCGGCAGAACGTCTTTCACAGGACAGCCAGGTGAGGCCTCACAAGACACGAGCTGGGTGCCAGGTTTAGCCACAACCTAGGAAGGAAACACAATTGAAAGAACTGTATAAATGTACTTTATCATTGTTTCACAATTACTCCCTGAATATTACAAACAGGTAAATATGTCATTACTATCTTCTCAAActatacaaaagaaaaatgtaaatataacatttaaaaaaagaaaagttaccaacctgctgctgtccacGTTTCCTTTTTGAGGCAACAGCTTTCTGCCGGCGGACCACATTTGGCTTCTAATgtaagacaaaaacattttaaatacaaatacaaatttggGGCATAAGTAAATTCATACAATATAACAGTCCCATTCTGTGTCTAGACAAAACACTTATAAAAAGGCCTCACAAATACAATTTGAATGCAAATTACCAGTTTGCCTTGTGGAACAGCCGTGCACACAGGGCTAGGGAGATGCGATGGGACAGCTTTGTCCATCGCATCCAACACGGCACTGCTGAAACGGACGGGATTCAGCGGGATGAAACACTTGACTGATGTTTCATCTGCCTGtggaaaacaaaagaacaagacCATTGTTGCAAATGTATCTTGAAAATAAGccaaaacatgcacacaggtaCAGCAACAAATGGATATCACTTTGTCCGCACAGTGTTACACTAGTCAGGAAAAATCTTCCACtccaaaaactaaaacacacatacaatatgcAATGTCTCACCTTCCTGCCCTTGCTGACAACTGTCCAGTCAAAAGGGTTTGACGGACGCGGCACAGGTGCTTCTCCCTTCACCACCACCTTTGGTACAAAGGTTCTCCCAGGGGGTGAAGTCCTGAGAGGAACCTGGGGCGTAGGTGGTGGTGTCTCCAATAGCTGATAAGCAGACATCCAGATCAGCTGAGAGAGGATCGCCATACCGCCAGCATCACTCAGGTGGACCTGCAAAATATAagcaataaataacattttacaaaacagaaGTTTTCATGTCTGTATGAATCTACAATGAATTGCACTTTAAAAATCAACTAAACTTGAGTATAGTAAGTTTTTCATTGGCAATCTTATCAGATATTGTTCTACTTACGCCATCTCTGCTCCACAAGTCCAGGCGATCCAAGGGGAAGTGCTCAGCGGTGGGAAAGTATCTgatacctaaaaaaaaaaaaaaaaaacaacaacactgaaacaaaaaactcacacacacacacacatcatgaaacagtgaaatatctacatatattaatttgtcactttataTCATATTAACTGAATGAATTCTTTGATTCCTATAATCAGATAGGCCAAAAAGAAATCATCTGTTATACATATCAAAACTAACACTAAAACTTTCTTTTCAACTTACCCATGCTGGCTGCCACACGATGGAACTCTTGCCGCATGAGTTCCTGAATACCCAGGTCTGCATTCAGGCGAGGTGTGAAATCCTGGACAAAGACCTAtacaaaacaaaagtatttCCATAATGATGAAAATTATTGTATACAATTTTCACCAGGTAACCCAATCAAATAATGCGTAGTACCAAAGACTATTTACTACTATAAAGCATACCGTTGTCCAAAGACTGCACGCGCTGCGCAGGAACTGTCGAAAGTCAGCTCCCGCCTCATCAACCGTCCTGCTGGCGGTCAGGTTGTTGCTGGGGGCCATCACACAGACTGCGTCGGGTGTCCGAGGTACAGCAGCATGCAACATCTCGGTCCTCAACTCAGACGCACAGGCCCCCGGGGTCGACATGAAGCCAAAGGAGAGGCGTCCCTCTGGCATCTTCACAAATCCATCTACCATGGCCCGTAGATGGGAGGCTCCAATGACAAGAACGAACTGGAACAACAAACAATTTAATCAATTACAATCAATAACAACTCTTTACATCAAAGGTTTTTTATTAAACTCTGAACCAATAATACCTTCTTGTCAGGATCCTCAGGTGGAATGACCAATTTGTGACTGCGCCCAGTCAAAGCAGAAATTGGCCACTTCTTCACCTTATGACGAAAACCTGTGCCCTCACctgtttataaaaacacaacaaccccacaaaaagttcaattaaaaatttggaacaaacaaatgcatggaAACATACATTACAATCATACTACAACTATGTAATGCATATACATATAAGAAAAAGCTGTACTGAAAAAACTGTTGAATACATACGGGCACAGGTGCCAGTGGAAGGCCGCTGAGGTCCGGAAACCACAAGACGGCGCTCCGCCATGCTCTGCCTGGCTGCCTGAGAACGGCGAAAGGACTTGTTGCGAGGCATCTGAAAATATGCAGACACAACTGGTTAATTTACATTATGACGCTGTGCTATATGACATTACTAAACACTTCTAACACACAATAGAGGTActattacattttttcatacATCTAACATATCATTTACAATGGCgggaaaatatttcaaattattgttttctgtaataGACAGACCACGCGCgccaacccacacacacacacacacacacacacacacacacacactttatcaaTGAAAGAAACTTGGCCACAAGGGATATATAATTTCTGACAAAATAACATGGTTAATATAAGGGACTCCGACGATGTGTACAAGTTTACAGACCATAGACTAAGAAAAAGTGGCTATATTTGGTTGATAGGATGGCGTTAATCATAGCTAGTTTAGCAGAGTGCTTTGACAATCTATGTTTaacaatacaaataataatgCTAAAGCTAAATTTCGATGGTGGGAGTGCAGCTATCCGTTAACACAAAACGTACGTTACTCATAGGACAACGTTTGAAATTACCATACtcgaaacataaaaaaacactgttcCTAAAGCTATAATTGACTTCACACAGGAGCTAATGATACACATGAGGATAAAATGATAATGAGCCACAATAGGTTGTAATGAAATAGTTGTAATGAACTgctacatttaaaattaatcaGTACTTTACAAATAAACTGAGTATTAATGCTTCAAGAGGTAATATGTTGaaacaaaaaagacagaaaccaaTACTGACCTGGTtagataaaaaatattgaaaataacataaaaatggaTATTAATAAGTAATTACTCACGTTACTCTAACAACTAAATTGCTCCATTTCATGAATTTTTACAGATTAATCTATgttgtgaaaataatcataaagctataaataaaacaatataatgttttatttttgaacagAGAAGTGACTGTGTACCAATAAAACCCAAATATGGAGCTGGTACATAGTATAACTTTATTAAAATTTACCTATTAATAATATTGTGGGTGGAGGGGGTTCTTCTGCATTGACAACAGAATAACACACACTTCAAGGGGCACCTGTTAAATAATATTGTGACTAATACACCTGATAACAGTCAATCAACAACCACAAGAACATTtgaaaaaactttatttgaacaaaaccaacaaaaaaattttttttaaaaattatgagGTGGAGggttcctcttcctcttcctcttcctctggagGAATGGCAGCATCTGCAGACATGGtagacaaaaatattaaaacagtcATTGTGACAATAACACTTTATGACATAAATTCTTTtgaactatatatatatatatatatatatatatatatatatatatatatatatatatatatatatatatatataatgcatatgaatataaaacatgCAATGGTACTCAATAACATCTACAATAGCCTCTCCACAACTGAACAAACAATTACCATCTTTAATAAAACAGGCACACGCCCGCTCCACCTCCAACTGCTCCTGCAGTTCCTTTATTTGCTGCTGCGCATGGAGCAGCTGCAGTTGAAGCTgatgcttctgctgctgctccatgCGCAGCTTCATCTCGGCCGCCCGGCGAAGACGAATCTCTTTTGCGATCTTGTGGCAGACTCGGCCATGTACCCCGACGCTCTGCTCATATAGCTGGCGTCGGGGCACTGCCTCGTCGTTGCATGAATACTGtgaacagataaacacatgCTGATTTGAATCCAATTacttgataacattaaaaaaaaataaacaatagcaAGGTAAAAATCACaccttgatttaaaaaaaaaaaaagtatttgccGGTTTTATAAAGTATTATGTACATGGAATTTGATTTGTATGAGCATAACATTGTATTTTTCCATATTATCATGTCGATATTATTTTCCAAATACCATATTTATTTTTCCGAGGTGTTTTGTCCAACTCATAAAGAATCTCATAAATACTCTCTACACAAAAACTACCACATTAATCACATTAATCACTTCCTGCCGGAGCTGCTCCATCTCAGCATCATCAGTTTTCGTGAATTTCGAGGGTGATGCCTCAGCCATCTGCGCAACAACATAAAACCCGACACAATAATTAAACTacaaacaacaaagataaaTACTTAATTAATAACCACATACtatggaaagaaaacaaaacaaaaatatcacatcatatcatatatcatatagatatagcacatttttaattcagagaAAAAGTAATTAATTGTGCAACTACAAGCCTGTATATGCTTTTACACTTAAATTACACTTAAATAAATCGTAATTTCATAAGGCGTATAAACAATTACTATCTCTGCTGAATTTTGCTATCATTTCAAGTCGCCTTCTCGCTACTTCGCTACTCTTTAGTACTTTCTGAACGCGGCAGACGCTGCCCATCCCCCACCCCACCATttgtgcagagctgcagagcagCGAAACACAG carries:
- the LOC137188156 gene encoding uncharacterized protein, which gives rise to MPRNKSFRRSQAARQSMAERRLVVSGPQRPSTGTCAREGTGFRHKVKKWPISALTGRSHKLVIPPEDPDKKFVLVIGASHLRAMVDGFVKMPEGRLSFGFMSTPGACASELRTEMLHAAVPRTPDAVCVMAPSNNLTASRTVDEAGADFRQFLRSACSLWTTVFVQDFTPRLNADLGIQELMRQEFHRVAASMGIRYFPTAEHFPLDRLDLWSRDGVHLSDAGGMAILSQLIWMSAYQLLETPPPTPQVPLRTSPPGRTFVPKVVVKGEAPVPRPSNPFDWTVVSKGRKADETSVKCFIPLNPVRFSSAVLDAMDKAVPSHLPSPVCTAVPQGKLKPNVVRRQKAVASKRKRGQQQVVAKPGTQLVSCEASPGCPVKDVLPVEEEATPCFVEVFSQDSPTIVKTVVAGEEEEATPCVVEVFSQDSPTSVKTVAAGEEEEGTPCVVEVFSHDAPTSPIQLVGTEEVCALSLNVFESSHQLCYC